A single region of the Cronobacter condimenti 1330 genome encodes:
- the fadD gene encoding long-chain-fatty-acid--CoA ligase FadD, translated as MKKVWLNRYPADVPAEINPDRYHSLVDLFEQSCTRFADQPAFTNMGEVMTFRKLEERSRAFAAWLQQGLGLQKGDRVALMMPNLLQYPVALFGILRAGMIVVNVNPLYTPRELEHQLNDSGASAIVIVSNFAHTLEKVVDKTQVKHVILTRMGDQLSTAKGTLVNFVVKYVKRLVPKYHLPDAISFRSALHNGYRMQYVKPEVTPDDLAFLQYTGGTTGVAKGAMLTHRNMLANLEQVLGTYGPLLHRGKELVITALPLYHIFALTMNCLLFIELGGQNVLITNPRDIPGLVKELGKYPFTAMTGVNTLFNALLNNKEFHKLDFSSLHLSAGGGMPVHQAVAERWEKLTGQFLLEGYGLTECSPLVSVNPHDIDYHSGSIGLPVPSTEVKLIDDEGREVAPGEPGELCIKGPQVMLGYWQRPDATDEIIQDGWLRSGDIAVMDEEGFLRIVDRKKDMILVSGFNVYPNEIEDVVMQHSGVQEVAAVGIPSEASGELVKIFVVKKEATLTEEALITFCRRHLTGYKVPKQVEFRTELPKSNVGKILRRELRDEARRAGDNTA; from the coding sequence TTGAAGAAGGTTTGGCTTAACCGTTATCCGGCGGATGTTCCGGCTGAGATAAACCCGGACCGTTATCACTCCCTGGTGGATTTGTTTGAGCAATCCTGTACACGTTTCGCCGATCAGCCCGCTTTTACGAATATGGGCGAGGTGATGACTTTCCGAAAACTGGAAGAACGCAGCCGTGCCTTCGCCGCCTGGTTACAACAGGGCCTGGGCCTGCAAAAAGGCGACCGTGTCGCGCTGATGATGCCTAACCTGCTGCAATACCCGGTAGCGCTGTTTGGTATTCTGCGCGCCGGGATGATCGTCGTGAACGTCAACCCGCTTTATACCCCGCGCGAACTGGAGCACCAGCTGAACGACAGCGGCGCCAGCGCTATCGTTATCGTCTCTAACTTTGCCCACACGCTGGAGAAAGTCGTCGATAAAACTCAGGTGAAGCATGTCATCCTGACGCGCATGGGCGATCAACTCTCCACGGCTAAAGGGACTCTGGTAAACTTCGTGGTGAAGTACGTGAAACGCCTGGTGCCGAAGTATCACCTGCCGGACGCCATTTCGTTTCGCAGCGCGCTGCATAACGGCTATCGTATGCAGTACGTTAAACCGGAAGTCACGCCAGACGATCTCGCCTTCCTGCAATATACCGGCGGCACAACAGGCGTGGCGAAAGGCGCGATGCTTACCCACCGGAATATGCTCGCCAACCTGGAGCAGGTGCTTGGCACATATGGCCCGCTGCTGCATCGTGGCAAAGAACTGGTGATAACCGCACTGCCGCTTTACCATATTTTCGCGCTTACCATGAACTGCCTGCTGTTCATTGAGCTGGGCGGTCAGAATGTCCTCATCACTAACCCGCGCGATATTCCGGGGCTGGTGAAAGAGCTGGGTAAATACCCGTTTACCGCGATGACTGGCGTTAACACGCTGTTCAATGCGCTGCTGAACAATAAAGAGTTTCATAAGCTGGATTTCTCCTCACTGCATCTGTCCGCAGGCGGCGGCATGCCGGTACACCAGGCAGTCGCTGAACGCTGGGAAAAACTCACCGGGCAGTTCCTGCTGGAGGGCTATGGTCTGACCGAATGTTCGCCTCTTGTGAGCGTTAACCCACACGATATCGACTACCATAGCGGCAGCATTGGCCTGCCTGTGCCGTCTACGGAAGTGAAACTCATCGACGACGAGGGCAGGGAAGTGGCACCCGGCGAGCCAGGCGAGCTGTGTATCAAAGGCCCGCAGGTGATGCTCGGTTACTGGCAACGCCCGGATGCGACCGACGAAATTATCCAGGATGGCTGGTTGCGCAGCGGCGATATCGCAGTAATGGACGAAGAGGGTTTCCTGCGTATTGTCGATCGCAAAAAAGATATGATTCTGGTTTCCGGGTTTAACGTCTATCCGAATGAAATCGAAGATGTGGTGATGCAACACAGCGGCGTGCAGGAAGTCGCGGCGGTGGGCATTCCGTCGGAGGCGAGCGGGGAACTTGTGAAAATCTTCGTGGTGAAGAAAGAGGCGACGCTTACCGAAGAGGCGCTGATCACCTTCTGCCGTCGTCACCTCACCGGCTATAAAGTACCGAAACAGGTAGAGTTTCGTACCGAACTGCCGAAATCCAACGTCGGTAAAATTTTACGACGAGAACTACGTGACGAAGCGCGCCGGGCAGGTGACAATACTGCCTGA
- a CDS encoding Slp family lipoprotein, translating to MVGQQSMMRSGILALGALFLSGCVSVPDAIKGTSPTPQQDLVRVMNAPQLYVGQEARFGGRVVNVDNQQGKTRLEIATLPLDSVARPLLGQPSRGRIYADVSGFLDPVDFRNQLVTVVGPITGTAEGKVGARPYKFMVMQVNGFKRWRVTQQVVMPPQPIDPWMWGGRPGFGYGYGPWGWYNPGPAQVQTVVTE from the coding sequence ATGGTGGGTCAACAATCAATGATGCGCAGTGGCATTCTGGCGCTCGGCGCGCTGTTCCTTAGCGGGTGCGTCAGCGTACCCGACGCGATTAAAGGCACCAGCCCGACGCCGCAACAGGATTTAGTGCGTGTAATGAACGCGCCGCAGCTTTATGTCGGTCAGGAAGCGCGCTTCGGCGGGCGGGTCGTGAATGTCGATAATCAACAGGGTAAAACTCGCCTTGAAATCGCGACACTGCCGCTTGACAGCGTGGCCCGGCCGCTGCTTGGTCAGCCGTCTCGCGGACGCATTTATGCTGATGTCAGCGGTTTTCTCGACCCGGTTGATTTCCGTAACCAACTGGTGACGGTGGTTGGCCCGATTACCGGAACGGCGGAAGGCAAAGTTGGCGCCAGACCCTACAAATTTATGGTCATGCAGGTGAATGGCTTTAAACGCTGGCGCGTGACACAGCAGGTTGTGATGCCGCCGCAGCCCATCGATCCGTGGATGTGGGGCGGGCGACCCGGCTTTGGTTATGGCTATGGCCCCTGGGGCTGGTATAATCCCGGCCCGGCTCAGGTTCAGACCGTCGTAACTGAGTAA
- the tsaB gene encoding tRNA (adenosine(37)-N6)-threonylcarbamoyltransferase complex dimerization subunit type 1 TsaB, translating into MRILAIDTATEACSVALWDNGKTSALFELCPREHTQRILPMVSEILTGNGVALTAMDALAFGRGPGSFTGVRIGIGIAQGLALGAELPMVGVSTLMTMAQGAWRESGATRVLAAIDARMGEVYWAEYQRDENGVWQGEETEAVLKPEAVAERVKTLEGEWATVGTGWQAWPDLAKESGLTLIDGKVTLPAAQDMLPLACWLFEQHRIVAVEHAEPVYLRNEVAWKKLPGRE; encoded by the coding sequence ATGCGAATTCTGGCTATTGATACCGCCACCGAGGCCTGTTCTGTTGCCTTGTGGGATAACGGTAAAACGTCCGCCCTTTTTGAACTCTGCCCGCGCGAGCACACCCAGCGTATTCTGCCGATGGTCAGTGAGATCCTCACTGGTAACGGCGTGGCGCTGACGGCGATGGACGCGCTGGCCTTTGGCCGCGGGCCGGGAAGCTTTACCGGCGTGCGCATCGGTATTGGCATCGCGCAGGGGCTGGCGCTTGGCGCCGAACTGCCGATGGTGGGCGTGTCGACGCTGATGACAATGGCCCAGGGCGCGTGGCGTGAAAGCGGCGCGACGCGCGTGCTCGCGGCAATCGATGCCCGCATGGGTGAGGTTTACTGGGCCGAATATCAGCGTGATGAAAACGGCGTCTGGCAGGGTGAAGAGACCGAAGCGGTGCTCAAACCGGAGGCCGTCGCTGAGCGTGTGAAAACGCTGGAGGGTGAATGGGCGACGGTCGGCACCGGCTGGCAGGCGTGGCCAGATCTGGCGAAAGAGAGCGGACTGACGCTTATCGACGGTAAGGTAACGCTCCCTGCCGCGCAGGATATGTTGCCGCTCGCATGCTGGCTGTTCGAACAACATCGCATTGTTGCTGTCGAACATGCAGAACCGGTCTATCTGCGTAACGAAGTTGCGTGGAAAAAATTGCCAGGCCGGGAATAA
- a CDS encoding ATP-dependent DNA helicase, with amino-acid sequence MTDDFAADGQLAKAIPGFKPREPQRHMAQAVSAAIEAAAPLVVEAGTGTGKTYAYLAPALRAGKKVIVSTGSKALQDQLYSRDLPTVAKALEFKGRLALLKGRSNYLCLERLEQQALAGGDLPVQTLSDVIQLRGWANETVDGDISTCGRVAEDAPVWPLVTSTNDNCLGSDCPLYKDCFVVKARKKAMDADVVVVNHHLFLADMVVKESGFAELIPEADVIIFDEAHQLPDIASQYFGQSLSSRQLLDLAKDIIIAYRTEVKDTQQLQKCADRLAQSTQDFRLQLGEPGFRGNLRELLADASISRALLLLDDALELCYDVAKLSLGRSALLDAAFERATLYRARLKRLKEINQPGYSYWYECNSRHFTLALTPLTVADKFKDIIAQKGGSWIFTSATLSVNDELHHFTDRLGIPEAQTLLLPSPFDYARQALLCVPRGLPQTNQPQAGKALARMLQPLIEANQGRCFMLCTSHAMMRELAEQFRATMTLPVLLQGETSKSQLLEQFISAGNALLVATSSFWEGVDVRGDALSLVIIDKLPFTSPEDPLLKARMEDCRLRGGDPFDEVQLPDAVITLKQGVGRLIRDVDDRGVLVICDNRLVMRPYGAVFLKSLPPTPRTRDISEAARFLTDAARQ; translated from the coding sequence GTGACGGACGATTTTGCAGCAGATGGCCAGCTAGCCAAAGCGATACCCGGCTTTAAACCGCGCGAGCCGCAGCGCCATATGGCGCAGGCGGTCAGCGCCGCGATTGAGGCCGCCGCGCCGCTGGTGGTCGAGGCGGGCACCGGAACCGGTAAAACCTACGCGTATCTCGCGCCTGCACTGCGCGCCGGAAAGAAGGTTATTGTCTCAACCGGTTCAAAAGCGCTGCAGGATCAGCTCTACAGCCGTGATTTGCCGACGGTTGCCAAAGCGCTTGAATTTAAAGGCCGTCTGGCGCTGCTGAAGGGGCGTTCTAACTATCTCTGTCTGGAGCGGCTTGAACAGCAGGCGCTCGCGGGTGGCGATCTGCCGGTACAAACCTTAAGCGACGTTATCCAGCTACGCGGCTGGGCCAACGAAACCGTTGACGGGGATATCAGCACCTGCGGGCGCGTGGCGGAAGACGCTCCCGTCTGGCCGCTCGTCACCAGTACCAACGATAACTGTCTTGGCAGCGACTGCCCGCTTTATAAAGACTGCTTCGTCGTAAAGGCGCGTAAAAAAGCGATGGATGCGGATGTCGTGGTGGTAAACCACCACCTGTTTCTCGCCGATATGGTGGTCAAAGAGAGCGGTTTTGCAGAGCTTATCCCCGAGGCGGACGTCATTATCTTCGATGAAGCCCACCAGTTGCCGGATATCGCAAGCCAGTATTTTGGCCAGTCGCTCTCGAGCCGCCAACTGCTCGATCTTGCCAAAGACATTATCATCGCGTATCGCACCGAAGTTAAAGACACCCAGCAGTTGCAAAAATGCGCGGATCGTCTGGCGCAAAGCACCCAGGATTTTCGCCTGCAACTAGGCGAACCGGGCTTTCGCGGCAATTTGCGCGAACTGCTGGCGGATGCGTCTATCAGCCGCGCGCTGCTGCTGCTCGACGATGCGCTGGAGCTTTGTTACGACGTGGCGAAGCTGTCGCTTGGCCGCTCGGCGCTGCTGGATGCCGCCTTTGAGCGCGCCACCCTCTACCGGGCGCGCCTGAAACGCTTAAAAGAGATAAACCAGCCCGGTTACAGCTACTGGTATGAGTGCAACTCGCGCCACTTTACGCTTGCGCTCACGCCGCTGACCGTGGCCGACAAATTCAAAGACATCATTGCCCAGAAAGGCGGCAGCTGGATCTTCACTTCCGCGACGCTCTCGGTAAATGATGAACTGCACCACTTTACCGACCGCCTCGGCATTCCTGAGGCACAAACGCTGCTGTTACCAAGCCCGTTCGACTATGCCCGCCAGGCGCTGCTTTGCGTACCGCGCGGCCTGCCGCAGACGAACCAGCCGCAGGCGGGCAAAGCGCTCGCGCGAATGCTGCAACCGCTGATCGAAGCCAACCAGGGGCGCTGTTTTATGCTCTGTACGTCTCACGCCATGATGCGCGAGCTGGCGGAGCAGTTCCGCGCCACGATGACGCTGCCGGTGCTGTTGCAGGGCGAAACCAGCAAAAGCCAGCTGCTTGAACAGTTCATCAGCGCGGGGAATGCGCTGCTGGTTGCAACCAGCAGTTTCTGGGAAGGGGTGGATGTGCGCGGCGACGCGCTGTCGCTTGTCATCATCGACAAACTGCCATTCACATCGCCGGAAGATCCGCTGCTGAAAGCGCGTATGGAAGATTGCCGTCTGCGCGGCGGCGATCCGTTCGATGAAGTGCAACTGCCGGATGCCGTTATCACGCTTAAGCAGGGCGTTGGCCGCCTTATCCGCGACGTCGACGACCGCGGTGTGCTGGTGATTTGCGACAACCGGCTGGTGATGCGTCCTTATGGCGCCGTGTTCCTGAAAAGCCTGCCGCCGACGCCGCGCACCCGCGATATCAGCGAGGCCGCACGCTTTCTCACCGACGCCGCGCGGCAGTAA
- a CDS encoding RidA family protein: MTIKRINPEARWSDAVIHNQTIYYTGVPENLDADARAQTADILTQIDAMLVSQGSDKTRILDATIFLADGDDFQAMNAAWDAWVAAGSAPVRCTVQARLMNPRYKVEIKIIAAL; this comes from the coding sequence ATGACTATCAAACGAATCAATCCGGAAGCCCGCTGGTCTGACGCGGTCATTCATAACCAGACGATTTATTATACCGGCGTGCCGGAGAACCTCGACGCGGACGCCCGCGCCCAGACGGCAGATATTCTCACCCAGATTGACGCGATGCTGGTATCCCAGGGCAGCGACAAAACGCGCATTCTGGATGCGACCATTTTTCTTGCTGACGGTGACGATTTTCAGGCGATGAACGCAGCCTGGGATGCGTGGGTAGCGGCAGGCTCAGCTCCGGTACGCTGCACCGTGCAGGCCCGCCTGATGAATCCGCGCTATAAAGTAGAAATCAAAATCATCGCCGCGCTGTAG
- a CDS encoding fatty acid desaturase family protein, protein MPRNLPTDDVERHDPALHKAFRTACQRYLATRRDHRFANPGMWLKLVFLALCGAVCYSLCLTSSGLFAFALCYVGFLFFAMMLVVNVLHDASHNAFCRSARANAWLGRIISVPLGLDADSWQVRHVQFHHPYTNIQGYDPDIDENGVLCQTPFQRWKPVMRYQHLYWPLVTALTFPWYAWYMDWRDRLGETAFTRHLPHPGAKGVMLFLLLKGAHFLLALGLPALTLAGTVSLPGLLAVYLASQMLVSALFVSLLIGTHWAKGHFYPTPEKKAVPHSPYHHAFATTFDWETRPRLLGYWLGGLNLHLTHHLFPAWSHRHFAALSVIIDEVASQHSLEYRRVSVGDLLRLQRGHLKRMGKGTESTATDERQR, encoded by the coding sequence ATGCCGCGTAACCTGCCGACGGATGACGTTGAACGTCACGATCCGGCGCTGCATAAGGCGTTTCGCACAGCCTGTCAGCGTTATCTGGCGACCCGGCGCGATCACCGCTTCGCCAACCCAGGAATGTGGCTCAAGCTCGTATTCCTCGCGCTGTGCGGCGCGGTGTGTTACTCGCTCTGCCTGACGTCGTCTGGCCTGTTTGCTTTCGCGCTCTGCTATGTTGGTTTTCTCTTTTTCGCCATGATGCTGGTGGTGAATGTCCTGCACGACGCCAGCCACAACGCGTTTTGCCGGAGCGCGCGGGCAAACGCCTGGCTTGGGCGGATCATTAGTGTGCCGCTGGGGCTTGATGCCGACAGCTGGCAGGTGCGGCACGTGCAGTTTCATCACCCGTATACCAATATTCAGGGATACGACCCGGATATTGATGAAAATGGCGTGCTCTGTCAGACGCCGTTTCAGCGCTGGAAGCCGGTGATGCGCTACCAGCATCTTTACTGGCCGCTGGTGACCGCGCTCACGTTTCCGTGGTATGCCTGGTATATGGACTGGCGCGACCGACTGGGTGAAACGGCGTTTACGCGCCATTTGCCTCATCCGGGCGCAAAGGGCGTGATGCTCTTTCTGCTGCTTAAAGGCGCGCATTTTCTGCTGGCGCTGGGGCTCCCGGCTCTGACGCTTGCAGGCACAGTGTCGTTACCTGGTTTACTGGCGGTCTATCTGGCAAGCCAGATGCTGGTCTCGGCGCTCTTTGTCTCGCTGCTTATCGGCACGCACTGGGCAAAAGGGCATTTTTACCCAACGCCTGAGAAAAAAGCGGTGCCGCACAGTCCCTATCATCACGCGTTTGCCACCACGTTTGACTGGGAGACGCGCCCGCGTCTGTTAGGGTACTGGCTTGGCGGGTTGAACCTGCACCTGACACATCATCTGTTTCCTGCCTGGAGCCATCGTCATTTTGCGGCGTTAAGCGTCATTATTGATGAGGTGGCAAGCCAGCACAGCCTGGAATACCGGCGTGTTTCGGTTGGGGATTTGCTCCGCCTGCAGCGAGGCCATTTAAAGCGGATGGGCAAGGGAACTGAGAGCACCGCCACCGACGAGCGGCAGCGGTAA
- a CDS encoding fatty acid desaturase family protein: protein MNNALIPLRFNDADEGAFHQALQAQAKRYLTDSGDHRFANRRAFIKAGLILATGVVCYILSLRTSQPVFFVAGYTAFALLMMWLNIDVNHDASHQTFTRHRIWNAFISRAVTLPTGIEPVYWRVRHVSYHHRYANIEHYDLDTEENGIFRQTPFQRWRRWMRFQRFYWPLIAALSLSWIGVVFDWADRLGRTPLQAERLLPGARGWAAFIFSKTGHLLLMLGLPVMMGHSVWLVLGIYCLTQMCTSLLVVFLLLGTHWAGAAFYQAPEGDTPVMAHGWYYHNFTTACDWHTPQRWLETFTGGLNYHLTHHLFPGWHHRHYPMLSRIVSTLAREHGLPYRCISYSDLRAAQRIFLARMGAPHAA, encoded by the coding sequence GCGGACGAAGGGGCGTTTCATCAGGCGCTGCAAGCGCAGGCGAAGCGTTACCTTACGGATAGCGGCGACCATCGGTTTGCCAACCGTCGCGCGTTTATCAAAGCGGGGCTTATCCTTGCAACCGGCGTTGTGTGTTACATCCTGAGCCTGCGCACGTCGCAACCGGTATTTTTCGTCGCAGGGTATACGGCGTTTGCGCTGCTCATGATGTGGCTTAACATTGATGTTAATCACGATGCGTCGCACCAGACATTTACCCGCCACCGCATCTGGAATGCGTTTATCAGCCGGGCGGTGACGCTTCCTACCGGCATTGAGCCAGTGTACTGGCGCGTGCGCCACGTCAGTTATCATCACCGTTACGCCAATATCGAACACTACGATCTGGATACCGAAGAGAACGGCATTTTCCGTCAGACGCCGTTTCAGCGCTGGCGCCGCTGGATGCGCTTTCAGCGCTTTTACTGGCCGCTTATCGCCGCTTTATCCCTGAGCTGGATAGGCGTGGTGTTTGACTGGGCCGACAGGCTTGGTCGTACGCCCCTTCAGGCGGAACGCCTGCTGCCAGGCGCGCGCGGGTGGGCGGCGTTTATTTTCAGTAAAACCGGGCATCTACTGCTGATGCTGGGCCTGCCTGTCATGATGGGGCACAGCGTCTGGCTGGTGCTCGGTATCTATTGTCTGACCCAGATGTGCACGTCGCTGCTGGTGGTGTTTTTGCTGCTGGGAACACACTGGGCCGGGGCGGCGTTTTATCAGGCGCCTGAGGGCGACACACCGGTGATGGCGCACGGCTGGTATTACCACAATTTTACGACCGCCTGTGACTGGCATACCCCGCAGCGCTGGCTTGAGACATTCACCGGCGGGTTGAACTATCACCTCACGCACCATCTTTTCCCCGGCTGGCATCACCGGCACTATCCGATGCTGTCGCGGATTGTCAGTACGCTTGCCCGGGAACACGGTTTGCCGTACCGCTGTATCAGCTATAGCGACCTGCGCGCGGCGCAGCGGATCTTTCTCGCCCGCATGGGAGCGCCGCATGCCGCGTAA